A part of Solicola gregarius genomic DNA contains:
- a CDS encoding pseudouridine synthase: protein MPVSPLPLRNGLAATRVRLPRTPALPTVGAYLIARFPEAEERLREMFAAGEVYDASGRPLAITAEYAPGASVFLYRDPPAEPPVPFRIEIIHRDENLLVVDKPHFLATMPRGRHVMETALVRLRRALALPELSPAHRLDRMTAGVLMFTVRAGVRRAYHELFAERAVEKVYEAVAPVDQSLRLPRTVRTRIVKRRGVLRAETIPGEPNSETYVELLDTRDHLGRYRLRPRTGRTHQLRAHLDTLGIPIVGDNYYPQIRELSDDDFSEPLQLVARSVAFTDPIDGHSRRFVSDRRLEAWTPPLGPT, encoded by the coding sequence GTGCCCGTATCGCCGTTGCCGTTGCGCAATGGGCTTGCTGCGACCCGCGTACGCCTGCCCCGCACGCCGGCGCTTCCGACGGTCGGTGCGTACCTGATCGCCCGGTTCCCCGAGGCGGAAGAACGCCTGCGGGAGATGTTCGCGGCCGGCGAGGTGTACGACGCGAGCGGTCGACCGCTCGCGATCACGGCAGAGTACGCGCCCGGCGCTTCGGTCTTCCTGTACCGCGATCCTCCGGCGGAGCCGCCGGTCCCGTTCCGGATCGAGATCATCCACCGCGACGAGAACCTCCTCGTCGTCGACAAGCCGCACTTCTTGGCCACGATGCCGCGTGGTCGCCACGTCATGGAGACCGCGCTCGTACGCCTGCGCCGCGCGCTCGCGCTGCCCGAGCTCTCCCCCGCGCATCGCCTGGACCGGATGACAGCGGGAGTCTTGATGTTCACCGTCCGGGCCGGCGTACGCCGCGCGTACCACGAGCTTTTCGCGGAGCGTGCCGTTGAGAAGGTGTACGAGGCGGTGGCCCCGGTCGACCAGTCGCTTCGCCTGCCACGCACCGTACGTACCCGAATCGTCAAGCGACGTGGAGTTCTGCGCGCCGAGACGATCCCCGGGGAGCCGAACAGCGAGACGTACGTCGAGTTGCTCGACACACGCGACCACCTCGGCCGCTATCGGCTCCGGCCGCGAACCGGCCGTACGCACCAGCTGCGAGCTCACCTGGACACGCTCGGCATCCCGATCGTCGGCGACAATTACTATCCGCAGATTCGCGAGCTCTCCGACGACGACTTCAGCGAGCCGCTGCAACTCGTGGCGCGCTCGGTCGCGTTCACGGATCCGATCGACGGACACTCCCGGCGCTTCGTGAGCGACCGCCGACTCGAGGCATGGACGCCGCCGCTCGGTCCGACCTAG
- a CDS encoding dihydrofolate reductase family protein, whose amino-acid sequence MRKLTYYVASTIDGFVAGPEGGDPTGPGGFWTFGEDYLKHMVANYPETLPGPARSALGITDEATHFDTVIEGRASYEIGIDAGVPDAYPHLRHLVFSRTLSSVPAPAVELVASDPIECVRELKQQAGKDIWLIGGGTIAGALYPEIDELIIKLSPITTGTGIGLFGAQASFDPAAWKLADSTVLPGGAAFLTYARQN is encoded by the coding sequence ATGCGCAAGCTCACGTACTACGTCGCCAGCACGATCGACGGATTCGTCGCCGGTCCCGAAGGTGGCGACCCGACCGGACCCGGGGGGTTCTGGACGTTCGGTGAGGACTACCTGAAGCACATGGTCGCGAACTACCCGGAGACGCTGCCGGGGCCTGCTCGGTCGGCGCTGGGAATCACCGACGAGGCGACCCACTTCGACACGGTGATCGAGGGGCGCGCGTCGTACGAGATCGGGATCGACGCCGGCGTACCCGACGCGTACCCGCACCTGCGCCATCTGGTTTTCTCGCGCACGTTGTCGAGCGTGCCGGCGCCTGCCGTCGAGCTCGTGGCGAGTGATCCGATCGAGTGTGTACGCGAGCTCAAACAGCAAGCAGGTAAGGACATCTGGCTCATCGGCGGCGGCACGATCGCGGGCGCGCTCTATCCGGAGATCGACGAGCTGATCATCAAGCTGAGCCCGATCACGACCGGCACCGGCATCGGCCTGTTCGGCGCGCAGGCGTCGTTCGATCCCGCGGCCTGGAAGCTGGCCGACAGCACGGTGCTGCCGGGTGGTGCGGCGTTCCTGACGTACGCCCGCCAGAACTGA
- a CDS encoding DUF1254 domain-containing protein, whose amino-acid sequence MDDDKRADLAAEAFVYGFALAFDLDEVDRFVRNGVGSVPPSPFNTFGHATRLAGPDDEFVSINNDTLYSIAQVDLSGGPVRLDVPDARGLYYVLQFIDAWTNNFAYVGHRATGTSAGSFVLLPPNADNDEFTDAQVIRFPTDLATIAGRWAVDGDDDLPAVQALQAELTLTPLGDGPTRGLPEPAASVPDDLAFFERLRVRMQAFPPAERDIKYHQRFEPLGLLAPESPYVDPDPTLRAALQAGLERGQAGMEQALKHNRSPRHNGWSLTYHLFDYNLDFFEIGALDEPAWRLDIEPRDRYLERALAARGGLWGNHGYEAAYAMVYVDGDGDQLDGAHSYELRFEQPPPVGAFWSVTMYDATDFYLVANPINRYSVGDRTPGLHLDPDGSMTIRMQSHEPTDPAARANWLPTPAGAFRPILRMYEPDEAVFDGRYELPPITKAG is encoded by the coding sequence ATGGATGACGACAAGCGCGCAGATCTGGCGGCCGAGGCGTTCGTGTACGGCTTTGCTCTGGCATTCGATCTGGATGAGGTCGATCGGTTCGTTCGCAACGGAGTGGGCAGCGTTCCGCCGAGTCCCTTCAACACGTTCGGCCACGCCACGAGGTTGGCCGGTCCCGATGACGAGTTCGTCTCGATCAACAACGACACGCTCTACTCGATAGCTCAGGTCGATCTGAGCGGCGGACCAGTACGACTCGACGTGCCCGATGCACGCGGGCTCTACTACGTACTGCAGTTCATTGACGCGTGGACGAACAACTTCGCCTACGTGGGTCACCGTGCAACCGGCACGTCAGCAGGGTCGTTCGTGCTCTTGCCGCCGAACGCCGACAACGACGAGTTCACCGACGCGCAGGTGATCCGTTTCCCGACCGACCTGGCGACGATCGCGGGCCGGTGGGCCGTCGACGGCGACGACGACCTACCCGCGGTTCAGGCGTTGCAGGCGGAGCTGACTCTCACACCGTTGGGCGATGGACCGACCCGAGGGCTGCCCGAGCCGGCGGCATCGGTTCCCGACGATCTTGCCTTCTTCGAACGGCTACGCGTACGGATGCAGGCTTTCCCACCGGCCGAACGTGACATCAAGTACCACCAGCGGTTCGAACCGCTGGGGCTGCTGGCGCCCGAGTCACCGTACGTCGACCCCGATCCCACGCTGCGGGCCGCGCTGCAGGCCGGACTCGAACGCGGTCAGGCCGGCATGGAACAGGCGCTCAAGCACAACCGCAGCCCGCGCCACAACGGGTGGAGCCTCACGTACCACCTGTTCGACTACAACCTGGACTTCTTCGAGATCGGAGCGCTCGACGAACCTGCCTGGCGGCTCGACATCGAACCCCGCGATCGCTACCTCGAGCGAGCCCTCGCCGCCCGCGGCGGATTGTGGGGAAACCACGGCTACGAAGCTGCCTACGCAATGGTCTACGTCGACGGCGACGGCGACCAGCTCGACGGCGCACACAGCTATGAGTTGCGGTTCGAGCAGCCGCCGCCGGTCGGCGCGTTCTGGTCGGTGACGATGTACGACGCGACTGACTTCTACCTTGTCGCGAACCCGATCAACCGCTACTCGGTCGGTGACCGCACACCCGGCCTGCACTTGGATCCCGACGGGTCGATGACGATCCGGATGCAGTCACACGAACCCACCGATCCGGCCGCCCGCGCGAACTGGCTCCCCACCCCCGCCGGAGCCTTCCGACCCATCCTGCGCATGTACGAGCCCGACGAAGCCGTGTTCGACGGCCGCTACGAGCTACCGCCCATCACCAAGGCCGGCTAG
- a CDS encoding DNA polymerase III subunit gamma and tau, protein MEPPLALYRRYRPTSFDEVIGQSHVTEPLKYALANNRVHHAYLFSGPRGCGKTTSARILARQLNGVAPDDTSEQIDIIEIDAASHGGVDDARDLRERAFFAPVNSPYKIYIVDEAHMVSSQGFNALLKLVEEPPAHLKFIFATTEPDKVIGTIRSRTHHYPFRLVPPKLLSDYLSMLCEKEGVTIEPTALPLIVRAGAGSVRDTLSVLDQLLGGAGPDGVTYDLAVALLGYTPDSLLDEVIDALAAGDGSSVFGAIDKVIETGQDPRRFAEDLLQRLRDLIIVAAVPDAIEKALLDIPDDMAERLSGQAARFGPSELTRSADIVSAGLTELRGATAPRLLLELMCSRILLPAADHSSEGVGARLDRLERRMSIVGDHTASGQPAARPAPVAEVTEPPTSPEPTPAATPAEPTPAATSTEPPPPEPEAALSTPEPTPEAEPPTSSEPQPTPEPEASADEAPTADGDATRLTVVDVRRLWPDVLERVMRKRRFTWVMLSQNAQVHSIEGNVLTLSLVNAGARDSFARSGSDEILRQALIDEFGADLRIEAIVDPSAQVESPAAPTRAAPDPAPARTPEPSRSESSAVREAIRPTRSQSSGAESSERAAESDSVADRDDPSVGSDDLDPEALLASELGATVIDETPSD, encoded by the coding sequence GTGGAACCACCCCTCGCCCTCTATCGCCGTTACCGCCCGACCAGCTTCGACGAGGTCATCGGGCAGTCCCATGTCACCGAACCACTGAAGTACGCCCTGGCCAACAACCGGGTGCACCACGCGTACCTCTTCTCGGGGCCGCGGGGTTGCGGCAAGACGACGAGTGCCCGCATCCTCGCCCGACAGCTCAACGGGGTGGCGCCGGACGACACGTCGGAGCAGATCGACATCATCGAGATCGACGCCGCGAGCCACGGCGGCGTCGACGACGCACGAGATCTGCGGGAGCGGGCGTTCTTCGCCCCCGTCAACAGTCCGTACAAGATCTATATCGTCGACGAGGCCCACATGGTCTCGAGCCAGGGCTTCAATGCGCTGCTCAAGCTCGTCGAGGAGCCGCCGGCGCACCTGAAGTTCATCTTTGCGACGACCGAGCCCGACAAGGTCATCGGCACGATCCGCTCGCGTACGCACCACTATCCCTTCCGGCTGGTCCCGCCGAAGCTGCTGAGCGACTACCTCTCGATGCTGTGCGAGAAGGAAGGCGTCACGATCGAGCCCACCGCGTTGCCACTGATCGTGCGCGCGGGGGCCGGGTCGGTGCGCGACACGCTCAGCGTTCTCGACCAGCTGCTCGGCGGCGCCGGGCCCGACGGCGTCACGTACGACCTCGCGGTCGCGCTGCTCGGCTACACGCCCGACTCGCTGCTCGACGAGGTGATCGACGCGCTCGCCGCGGGCGACGGTTCGTCGGTTTTCGGTGCCATCGACAAGGTGATCGAGACGGGGCAGGATCCCCGCCGGTTCGCCGAAGACCTGTTGCAGCGACTCCGCGACCTGATCATCGTCGCTGCCGTCCCGGACGCGATCGAGAAGGCGCTGCTCGACATACCCGACGACATGGCCGAGCGGTTGAGTGGTCAGGCCGCGCGATTTGGCCCGTCCGAGCTGACCCGTAGCGCCGACATCGTCAGTGCGGGCCTGACCGAGCTTCGTGGCGCGACGGCGCCGCGGCTGCTACTCGAGTTGATGTGCTCGCGCATTCTGCTGCCGGCCGCTGACCACTCGAGTGAGGGCGTCGGTGCCCGTCTCGACCGGCTCGAACGTCGGATGTCGATCGTCGGCGACCACACGGCGTCCGGACAGCCGGCAGCGCGGCCGGCCCCGGTCGCCGAGGTGACCGAGCCGCCGACGTCTCCCGAGCCCACCCCCGCCGCGACACCGGCCGAGCCCACCCCCGCTGCGACGTCGACGGAGCCACCGCCACCCGAGCCCGAGGCGGCCTTATCCACGCCCGAGCCGACACCCGAGGCCGAGCCGCCGACATCTTCCGAGCCCCAGCCGACACCCGAGCCCGAGGCGTCGGCCGACGAGGCGCCAACGGCAGATGGTGATGCCACCCGGCTCACGGTTGTCGACGTACGCCGGCTGTGGCCCGACGTGCTCGAGCGAGTCATGCGCAAGCGGCGGTTCACCTGGGTGATGCTCAGTCAGAACGCACAGGTCCACTCGATCGAGGGCAATGTCCTCACCCTTTCGCTCGTCAACGCCGGAGCGCGTGATTCCTTTGCGCGCAGTGGGTCCGACGAGATTCTGCGACAGGCCCTGATCGACGAGTTCGGTGCCGACCTGCGCATCGAGGCGATCGTAGATCCGTCCGCGCAGGTCGAGTCGCCCGCCGCGCCGACCCGGGCGGCGCCCGATCCTGCTCCGGCGCGTACGCCCGAGCCGTCGCGCTCGGAGTCGAGCGCGGTGCGTGAGGCGATCCGACCGACGAGGAGCCAGTCGAGCGGCGCGGAGTCGAGCGAGCGTGCGGCGGAGTCCGACTCAGTCGCCGATCGCGACGATCCGTCGGTCGGCTCCGACGACCTCGATCCGGAGGCACTGCTCGCCAGCGAGCTGGGCGCCACCGTGATCGACGAGACGCCCTCGGACTAG